The following are encoded in a window of Mycoplasma anserisalpingitidis genomic DNA:
- a CDS encoding glycosyltransferase — protein sequence MKLTIISSITENERDTSSFLKDLTEQDTQDFEVILCLNKSSSTKKIFSLISEYGKFFGSRLKVIWNYKNQSVNYNITSAFRIAKGNYVTIINSDTSLRKYYLLKMIEHAVKYDVDVLEFKPRLIGSTRWKPKARIETKEPVKISNRPDVFAYTFPFILNKIFKKSVIQKYEKNWPKQSADDKLAVSLNYQLMLLSRTYMYVDSRIKRDYFDLETWINPKTYINNFKDIEKMFMNYESKIMHEYEYAKNYFLKVFLPGLITDISLISVRNLIHYKELNEKRSKKFIDELKLYIDKLQKSPEFKKFMDTNNYMLLKNTETDLIKNNVPISKWRTILNELEE from the coding sequence ATGAAACTAACAATCATATCGTCAATTACTGAAAATGAACGTGATACAAGCAGTTTTTTAAAAGATTTAACTGAGCAAGATACTCAGGATTTTGAAGTTATTTTGTGCTTAAATAAATCAAGCAGTACTAAAAAAATTTTTTCACTTATTTCTGAGTATGGTAAGTTCTTTGGTTCACGCCTTAAGGTGATATGAAATTACAAAAATCAATCAGTTAATTACAACATAACTAGTGCTTTTAGAATAGCTAAAGGAAATTATGTAACAATCATTAATAGTGATACTTCACTTAGAAAATATTACTTACTAAAAATGATTGAACATGCAGTTAAGTATGATGTTGATGTACTTGAATTTAAACCTAGATTAATCGGTTCAACACGTTGAAAACCTAAAGCTAGAATAGAAACTAAAGAACCAGTAAAAATTTCTAATAGACCTGATGTTTTCGCTTACACTTTTCCTTTTATATTAAATAAAATTTTCAAAAAAAGCGTCATTCAAAAGTATGAAAAGAATTGACCTAAACAAAGTGCTGATGATAAATTAGCGGTTAGTTTAAACTATCAATTAATGCTCCTTTCTAGAACATATATGTATGTTGATTCAAGGATTAAAAGAGATTATTTCGATCTAGAAACATGAATTAACCCAAAAACTTACATAAATAATTTCAAAGATATTGAAAAAATGTTTATGAATTACGAAAGTAAAATTATGCATGAATATGAATATGCGAAAAATTATTTCTTAAAAGTTTTTTTGCCAGGTTTAATTACTGATATCTCACTTATTAGCGTTAGAAATTTAATTCACTATAAGGAATTAAATGAAAAAAGAAGTAAGAAATTCATTGATGAATTAAAACTTTACATTGATAAATTACAAAAATCACCAGAATTTAAAAAATTCATGGATACTAACAATTATATGTTGTTAAAAAACACTGAAACAGATCTTATTAAAAATAACGTTCCAATTTCAAAATGACGTACTATTCTTAATGAATTAGAAGAGTAA
- a CDS encoding PTS transporter subunit IIABC has protein sequence MQLTKILKGKKEKPKKSLDNSDSGKARKILSKVSGAFMLPISVMAIAGLFLGVGSTIGTIGSDANIFALQAIGDLIKQFGDPVFSALPLLFAAAFVISFTDEAGVGVFAAVIGYLVFNAVQSVFIWETNIDQYMVMKGNGSELANKWVSFSPENNLLINGKEILYNSGTLTIDGTTVITNGGLVFDANNNKVTVEGLSILLDGDKITISSSVSNEIILIQKQFVGYKILFEGLGRNPEALANVVGTTIGTKSLQTSAFGGIAVGLLVQYLYNRFYTIQLPSVLSFFGGKRFVSIITIPASALLALLFLFVWPWIGVALNWFGNFLGKVPYGFESFIFGYLERALVPFGLHHAFYAPLWYTNAGGEINGPLQAFASQEGLVAGESLRELIKVVQNEPNKYVGDSTAALSLVGFKYNTIDYVLNGKAFSIPLYDFISNELGMKIGRFLDGKFSFMIFGLPAAAFAMVMAAPKENRKVTLGTVIPAGVTALVTGVTEPIEFTFLFLAPYLFWGFHAFFCALSFMIANLLGVHVGMAFSGGLLDLLIYGIIPVAKGTHFWWTLVVGLFYVPIYFFGFLFFIKKFNIETPGRGSNTKLFTKADFINKKDAKNIDPVALAVVAAYGGIDNITAFNNCASRLRYDVVDASKVNQEALKAAGAAGVKVEGNNHVQAIFGPKAEQLNALIKSQREKIKDYLEKNKDVKPINVEKEKNATSLETEITEVFAPAIGEIKELSTLNDGVFSEKLSGDGFVVEFSAKENATIFAPFDGEVAMVFGTKHAYVVKSDDNVCALLHIGIDTVKLNGEGFESFVQVGDKVKAGDKLAKVNLNLIRSQNLKSDLVMVILPESSKTNVETKFGLKVSTSNTKVATVK, from the coding sequence ATGCAATTAACAAAAATTTTAAAAGGCAAAAAAGAAAAGCCTAAAAAATCTCTTGATAATAGTGATAGCGGAAAAGCTAGAAAAATTTTGTCTAAAGTTTCTGGTGCGTTTATGCTACCTATTTCAGTTATGGCTATTGCTGGATTGTTTCTTGGTGTTGGTTCAACAATTGGGACAATCGGTTCTGATGCAAATATTTTTGCACTTCAAGCCATTGGTGATCTAATAAAACAATTTGGTGATCCAGTTTTTAGTGCTTTACCATTATTATTTGCTGCAGCGTTTGTTATCTCCTTCACAGATGAAGCTGGAGTAGGAGTTTTTGCTGCTGTTATTGGTTATTTAGTTTTCAACGCTGTTCAATCAGTATTTATTTGAGAAACTAATATTGACCAATATATGGTTATGAAAGGTAATGGAAGTGAACTTGCTAACAAATGAGTTTCATTTTCACCGGAAAATAACTTACTAATTAATGGAAAAGAAATCTTATATAACAGTGGTACACTTACTATTGATGGTACTACTGTGATAACCAACGGTGGATTAGTTTTTGATGCTAACAATAACAAAGTTACCGTTGAAGGTTTAAGTATTTTACTTGATGGAGATAAAATTACAATTTCTTCAAGTGTTTCAAATGAAATTATTCTAATTCAAAAACAATTCGTTGGATATAAAATTTTATTTGAGGGACTTGGAAGAAACCCTGAAGCTTTGGCTAATGTGGTTGGAACCACTATTGGTACAAAATCATTACAAACTTCAGCTTTTGGTGGTATTGCTGTTGGTCTTCTTGTTCAATATCTATACAACAGATTCTATACTATTCAACTTCCATCTGTTTTATCATTCTTTGGTGGTAAAAGATTTGTTTCGATTATCACAATACCCGCTAGTGCCTTATTAGCTTTATTATTCTTATTTGTTTGGCCATGAATAGGAGTAGCACTAAACTGATTTGGGAATTTTTTAGGTAAAGTACCATATGGATTTGAATCTTTTATCTTCGGATACTTAGAGAGAGCACTTGTGCCATTTGGTCTTCACCACGCTTTCTATGCTCCATTATGATATACTAATGCTGGTGGTGAAATAAATGGACCATTACAAGCATTTGCAAGTCAAGAAGGATTAGTTGCAGGAGAAAGTTTACGCGAACTAATTAAAGTAGTACAAAACGAACCAAATAAATATGTTGGTGATTCAACCGCTGCTCTCTCACTAGTTGGTTTTAAATACAACACAATTGATTATGTACTAAATGGAAAAGCATTTTCTATTCCACTTTATGACTTTATAAGTAATGAATTAGGAATGAAAATAGGTCGTTTCCTTGACGGAAAATTCTCATTTATGATTTTTGGACTTCCAGCAGCAGCATTTGCTATGGTAATGGCTGCGCCAAAAGAAAACAGAAAAGTTACTCTTGGTACAGTCATCCCTGCTGGAGTTACAGCTTTAGTTACTGGAGTTACTGAACCTATTGAATTTACTTTCCTATTTTTAGCTCCATATTTATTCTGAGGATTCCACGCGTTCTTCTGTGCTCTATCATTCATGATTGCAAATCTTTTGGGAGTTCACGTTGGAATGGCATTCTCTGGTGGATTATTAGACTTATTAATTTATGGAATTATCCCTGTTGCTAAAGGAACTCATTTCTGATGAACTTTAGTAGTTGGTTTATTCTATGTTCCAATTTACTTCTTTGGTTTCTTATTCTTTATTAAGAAATTTAATATAGAAACTCCTGGTAGAGGTTCAAATACAAAATTATTTACAAAAGCAGATTTTATAAACAAAAAAGATGCTAAAAATATCGATCCTGTTGCTTTAGCAGTTGTAGCTGCTTATGGCGGAATCGATAATATTACAGCATTTAATAACTGTGCTTCTCGTTTACGTTATGATGTTGTTGATGCTTCAAAAGTTAATCAAGAAGCACTTAAGGCTGCTGGTGCTGCTGGAGTAAAAGTGGAAGGAAACAACCACGTGCAAGCAATTTTCGGACCTAAAGCAGAGCAGTTAAACGCTTTAATTAAATCTCAAAGAGAAAAAATTAAAGACTACTTAGAAAAAAATAAAGATGTTAAACCAATTAATGTCGAAAAAGAAAAGAATGCAACATCATTAGAAACGGAAATTACCGAAGTGTTCGCTCCTGCTATTGGAGAAATTAAAGAATTATCTACTTTAAATGATGGTGTCTTTAGTGAAAAATTAAGTGGAGATGGTTTTGTTGTAGAATTCAGCGCTAAAGAAAATGCGACTATATTCGCTCCATTTGATGGTGAGGTTGCAATGGTGTTTGGTACAAAACATGCTTATGTAGTCAAAAGCGATGATAATGTTTGTGCTTTATTGCACATTGGGATTGATACTGTTAAACTTAATGGTGAAGGTTTTGAAAGTTTTGTTCAAGTTGGTGATAAAGTTAAAGCTGGTGATAAATTAGCTAAAGTAAACTTAAATCTAATTAGAAGTCAAAACCTAAAAAGTGACTTAGTAATGGTTATTTTACCTGAATCAAGTAAAACAAATGTTGAGACTAAATTTGGTCTTAAAGTGTCAACTTCAAACACAAAAGTTGCAACTGTAAAATAA
- a CDS encoding MPN527 family putative ECF transporter permease subunit produces MKKIIIFRIAILSIFLALVLIFDFISKFLKISFFTVELTTIFIFIFFVNINIVDGFVLIFLRFLLKVFVTGDTDLLTNLIGNVILLISNLTFIFTYLLFMKIFRKRDINFVLKTIISFVFSILITSLVMSLLNTFIFNSLYFYSFKLLERPSLSLLLENYQSKFKGYFLGINNYFLGSLAIYLSFNLFNGLIIFIISLPVIIWEHKTGFIKNFIKLHKETKY; encoded by the coding sequence TTGAAAAAAATCATAATTTTTAGAATTGCGATATTGAGCATATTCTTAGCTTTAGTTTTGATTTTTGATTTTATATCAAAATTTCTAAAAATAAGTTTTTTCACAGTTGAATTAACTACAATCTTTATATTTATTTTCTTTGTTAACATAAATATTGTTGATGGGTTTGTATTAATTTTTTTAAGGTTCTTGCTGAAGGTTTTTGTAACTGGTGATACAGATTTACTCACCAATCTAATTGGCAATGTGATTCTATTGATTTCTAATTTAACATTTATATTTACTTATTTATTATTTATGAAAATCTTTAGAAAAAGGGATATTAATTTTGTACTTAAAACGATTATAAGTTTTGTTTTTTCAATACTTATCACTTCATTAGTGATGAGTTTATTGAACACATTTATTTTTAACTCATTATACTTTTATAGTTTTAAGTTATTAGAAAGACCAAGTTTAAGTTTATTGCTTGAGAACTATCAAAGCAAATTTAAAGGTTATTTCCTAGGTATAAATAATTATTTCTTAGGATCCTTGGCTATATATTTAAGTTTTAACTTATTTAATGGCTTAATAATTTTTATCATTTCTTTACCAGTTATAATTTGAGAACATAAAACTGGATTTATAAAGAATTTCATAAAATTACACAAAGAAACAAAGTATTAG
- a CDS encoding RDD family protein yields the protein MHLYQNSSFFRRFFSSILDAVICIIVCIFLFFLIANFSDLRNVEFNKLQYYSTFILAIIFLVFYYIFIPYFWKGSTLAMHIFKMKMICENKDKKITLLDLLKRNFLLYIILLNLIYIIVFFDNQSIKDFKLSDEQIKNLSFWNKAKINFTYAFTTVFMFISFLNFVILLLNKKKLSAIEYVSNTRVVNKKMIYVQQNQNIKLMPVQIEEREIIIITND from the coding sequence ATGCATTTATATCAAAATTCAAGTTTTTTTAGGAGATTTTTCAGTTCAATCTTAGATGCTGTGATTTGTATAATTGTTTGTATTTTTTTATTTTTTTTAATTGCTAATTTTAGCGATTTAAGAAATGTTGAATTTAATAAGCTTCAATATTATTCAACATTTATTCTAGCAATTATTTTCTTAGTTTTTTATTACATCTTTATTCCATATTTTTGAAAAGGCTCAACATTAGCGATGCATATTTTCAAAATGAAAATGATTTGTGAAAATAAAGATAAAAAAATAACATTATTAGATTTATTAAAAAGAAATTTTTTATTGTACATCATACTCTTAAATTTAATTTATATTATAGTTTTTTTTGATAATCAAAGTATTAAGGATTTTAAGCTAAGTGATGAACAAATTAAAAACCTTTCATTTTGAAATAAAGCAAAAATAAATTTTACCTATGCTTTTACCACTGTTTTTATGTTTATATCATTTCTAAATTTTGTTATTTTACTTCTAAACAAGAAAAAACTTTCAGCAATTGAATATGTGAGTAATACTAGAGTTGTAAATAAAAAAATGATTTATGTTCAACAAAATCAAAATATTAAATTAATGCCTGTGCAAATTGAAGAAAGAGAAATAATTATTATCACCAATGATTAA
- a CDS encoding class I tRNA ligase family protein produces the protein MQNEYNFELIEKKWQDRWEKNKNFEPKNDFKLPKKYILSMFPYPSGNLHMGHVRNYSLGDVIARYYRRKGFNVLHPFGWDAFGLPAENAAIKHQIHPRNWTYQNIESMDNQIKKLGMSFAWDYECITADEIYTKWEQNIFIKLWEKGLIYKKKTLLNYCEVDNTVLANEQVINNQCWRCDSVVSKKEMEQYYLKITDYAEELLNDLDLLEGRWPKQVIAMQKNWIGKKIGYELVFEFTEESKKIVNYEFEKISLFEEKELIINNASFISLNVNSALAKKLILINYFSDDEKLLCDRIISNVNTKTFGENILVDTKLFAIHPISGVILPIYITDFASFNVEEEAVLSSFTVERDQKFIISNNLKIDLGKEVISQQINYPKTTRYNLRDWGISRQRYWGTPIPLVKCAECSVNPVKIEHLPITLPYDVKFTGNGNPLETNQSWIETKCPKCGKNAHRETDTLDTFFESSWYFLRYTTPPHLRDEKMFDEQSIKYWNSVDQYIGGIEHAILHLLYARFFAKALRDLGLIDFAEPFDNLLTQGMVLKDGSKMSKSKGNTVDPNEMIQKFGADTTRLFILFAAPPQKELEWLDSGVVGCFKFIRKLYERSFEINKTDDIKDINTTKLTREEKQARRKLYEGLKKSKEIFEEPKNEFAFNTLISWAMETFNSYSNVSNPLLIKEYFYVTLNILEPFIPHLAWELSNEFFELKNLYDFNIDKKALETDEVSYGITINGKARAEITVDKNLSKEEIIKLAKLEVAKWLEDKEIVKEIFVPNKLVNFVIK, from the coding sequence ATGCAAAACGAATATAACTTTGAATTAATTGAAAAAAAATGACAAGATAGATGGGAAAAAAACAAAAATTTTGAACCTAAAAATGACTTTAAATTACCTAAAAAGTACATTTTAAGTATGTTTCCTTACCCTAGCGGCAATTTACATATGGGGCACGTTAGAAACTATTCCCTTGGTGATGTAATTGCTAGATATTACAGAAGAAAAGGTTTTAATGTTCTCCACCCATTTGGTTGAGACGCTTTTGGTTTACCTGCAGAAAATGCAGCTATCAAACATCAAATTCATCCTAGAAATTGAACCTATCAAAATATTGAATCAATGGATAATCAAATTAAAAAGTTAGGAATGTCTTTTGCTTGAGACTATGAATGTATAACTGCTGATGAGATTTATACTAAATGAGAACAAAATATTTTTATAAAACTTTGAGAAAAAGGATTAATTTATAAAAAGAAAACACTCTTAAATTACTGTGAAGTGGATAATACGGTTTTAGCAAATGAACAAGTTATTAATAATCAATGTTGACGTTGTGATTCAGTTGTAAGTAAAAAAGAAATGGAACAATATTACTTAAAAATAACTGATTATGCTGAAGAACTTCTAAATGATCTTGACTTGCTAGAAGGCAGATGACCTAAACAAGTAATTGCAATGCAAAAAAATTGAATTGGTAAGAAAATAGGATATGAATTAGTGTTTGAATTCACCGAAGAATCTAAGAAAATAGTGAATTATGAATTTGAAAAAATATCTCTTTTTGAAGAAAAAGAATTAATTATTAATAATGCGTCATTTATTTCGCTTAATGTTAATTCTGCACTTGCGAAGAAATTAATTTTAATAAATTATTTTAGCGATGATGAAAAATTGTTATGCGACAGAATTATCTCAAATGTAAATACAAAAACATTTGGTGAAAATATTTTAGTTGATACTAAACTTTTTGCAATACATCCAATTAGTGGTGTTATCCTGCCAATTTATATTACTGATTTTGCTTCATTTAATGTCGAAGAGGAAGCTGTTCTAAGTTCATTTACTGTTGAAAGAGATCAAAAATTTATAATATCTAACAATCTGAAGATTGACTTAGGAAAAGAAGTTATTTCTCAGCAAATTAATTATCCAAAAACAACTAGATATAATTTAAGAGACTGAGGAATTTCAAGGCAAAGATATTGAGGAACCCCTATTCCGCTTGTCAAATGTGCTGAATGTAGTGTAAATCCAGTTAAAATTGAACATTTACCAATAACACTACCATATGATGTTAAATTTACAGGTAATGGTAATCCACTTGAAACTAATCAATCATGAATTGAAACAAAATGTCCTAAATGTGGTAAAAATGCACATAGAGAAACAGATACTTTAGATACTTTCTTTGAATCTAGTTGATACTTTTTAAGATACACAACACCGCCTCACTTAAGAGATGAAAAAATGTTTGATGAACAATCAATTAAATACTGAAATAGTGTTGACCAATATATAGGTGGTATTGAACATGCTATTTTACACTTGCTTTATGCTAGATTTTTTGCTAAAGCACTTAGAGATTTAGGCTTGATTGATTTCGCAGAGCCTTTTGATAATCTTTTAACTCAAGGGATGGTATTAAAAGATGGTTCGAAAATGTCTAAATCTAAGGGTAATACAGTAGATCCAAATGAAATGATTCAAAAATTTGGTGCTGATACCACTAGATTGTTTATACTTTTTGCAGCTCCTCCTCAAAAAGAACTTGAATGACTTGATAGTGGAGTTGTAGGTTGTTTTAAATTTATTCGTAAGTTGTATGAAAGAAGTTTTGAAATAAACAAAACTGACGACATAAAAGATATAAATACAACTAAATTAACTAGAGAAGAAAAACAAGCTAGAAGAAAACTTTATGAAGGTTTAAAGAAAAGTAAAGAAATTTTTGAAGAACCTAAAAATGAATTTGCTTTCAATACTTTGATTTCTTGAGCGATGGAAACATTTAATTCTTACTCTAACGTTTCAAATCCATTATTGATTAAAGAATATTTCTATGTAACATTAAATATTCTAGAACCTTTCATCCCTCATTTAGCATGAGAACTTTCAAATGAATTTTTTGAATTAAAAAATTTATATGATTTTAATATAGATAAAAAAGCACTTGAAACCGATGAAGTAAGCTATGGAATTACAATAAACGGTAAAGCAAGAGCTGAAATAACGGTAGATAAAAATCTTTCAAAAGAAGAAATTATTAAATTAGCTAAATTAGAAGTTGCAAAATGACTTGAGGACAAAGAAATTGTTAAAGAAATTTTTGTACCAAATAAATTAGTTAACTTTGTAATCAAATAA
- a CDS encoding ATP-dependent helicase, translating into MKINNMSLLNDLNEQQKEAVQFFNSSLRIIAGPGSGKTKVLTRKVAYLINDLGITPNKILAVTFTNKAANEMSERIRQYCDADTDKLNISTFHALCAKILRIEYLSAELKSDFLIIDEIDKKDILSNIYKELNISKSQITFSNMIQKISWYKNTKITLDELAKEMEIPIDDPIILAIKSYEHELASKRMVDFDDLIIRVETLFDKHPEIAKKWSEKFSFILVDEFQDTSVSQYNIVKKLINKDTHITIVGDPDQTIYNWRGADVSLILDFHKDFSDTKTIVLQTNYRSTKKIVNAANQLIVHNKKRYVKDLITDNEIGTDIEFFHAFNMEAEARWVVQKINELKKNKIQLKNIAILYRSNFYSRPFEEALIKENINHKIFNGVKFFQREEIKNSIAFLRILYDGSDLAFERVVNIPTRGIGETTLERCIEIAKNNKKTLFNTFMQDYKTLPIRPNIIREKLYPFLYSIKKHSVLLKSEKHKIKISEVLRLFLEDIGYLKSIENISNLRGSAVDNVNELIESIKNWEEQNPDKGVKEYLEMVSLLSSSDEFDTGTNYVSLMTIHSAKGLEFDNVFIVGMSENIFPSVRSVNDLNPELVEEERRLAYVAVTRARKRLFISDSRGIVLGTRIDKSPSRFIKEMGIDIEKFILVQDDHLSFDTDSVDDEHQNDKIIVGDFISHNIFGEGEVLEVNNSDIIVSFVVDNKTRTLRKNHPAIKLIRK; encoded by the coding sequence ATGAAAATAAATAATATGTCATTGTTAAACGACTTGAACGAACAACAAAAAGAAGCTGTTCAATTTTTTAATAGTTCACTTAGAATAATTGCTGGACCAGGAAGCGGTAAAACTAAAGTTTTGACTAGAAAAGTAGCTTACTTAATTAATGATTTAGGGATTACTCCAAATAAAATATTAGCTGTTACCTTTACAAATAAAGCTGCAAACGAGATGTCAGAAAGAATTAGACAATATTGCGATGCTGACACAGATAAACTAAACATTAGCACTTTTCATGCTTTATGTGCAAAAATTCTTAGAATTGAGTATTTAAGTGCAGAATTAAAAAGTGATTTCTTAATAATCGATGAAATTGACAAAAAGGATATTCTTTCAAATATTTACAAAGAATTAAATATTAGTAAAAGTCAAATAACTTTTTCAAATATGATTCAAAAAATATCATGATATAAAAATACCAAGATCACATTAGATGAATTAGCTAAAGAAATGGAAATCCCAATTGATGATCCAATTATTCTTGCAATTAAAAGCTATGAACATGAATTGGCATCAAAAAGAATGGTCGACTTTGATGATTTAATCATTCGTGTTGAAACTCTATTTGATAAGCATCCTGAAATAGCTAAAAAATGATCAGAAAAATTTTCGTTTATTTTAGTTGATGAATTTCAAGACACCTCAGTTTCACAATATAATATTGTTAAAAAGTTAATAAACAAGGATACACACATTACAATTGTTGGTGATCCAGATCAAACTATATATAATTGACGTGGGGCTGATGTTAGTTTAATTTTAGACTTTCACAAAGATTTTAGCGATACTAAAACTATCGTTCTTCAAACGAACTATCGTTCAACAAAGAAAATTGTAAATGCAGCTAATCAATTAATTGTCCACAATAAAAAAAGATATGTAAAAGATTTAATAACTGATAATGAAATTGGTACTGATATTGAATTCTTTCATGCTTTTAACATGGAAGCAGAAGCTAGATGAGTTGTACAAAAAATAAATGAACTTAAGAAAAACAAAATTCAACTTAAAAATATCGCAATTCTTTATCGTTCAAACTTTTATTCAAGACCTTTTGAAGAAGCTTTGATTAAAGAAAATATTAATCACAAAATATTTAATGGTGTTAAATTCTTCCAAAGAGAAGAAATTAAAAACTCAATAGCATTCTTAAGAATTCTTTATGATGGTTCAGATTTAGCTTTTGAAAGGGTTGTGAATATTCCAACTAGAGGAATTGGTGAAACCACTCTGGAAAGATGTATTGAGATTGCTAAAAATAATAAAAAAACATTATTCAACACCTTCATGCAAGATTATAAGACTTTACCAATTAGACCAAATATCATAAGAGAAAAACTTTACCCATTCCTTTATAGTATTAAAAAACATAGCGTATTGTTAAAGTCTGAAAAACATAAAATTAAAATTTCCGAAGTGTTAAGATTATTCTTAGAAGATATTGGATATCTTAAGTCAATTGAAAATATTTCAAACCTAAGGGGTTCTGCGGTAGATAATGTTAACGAATTAATTGAATCAATTAAAAACTGAGAAGAGCAAAATCCTGATAAAGGTGTTAAGGAATATCTTGAAATGGTTTCTCTTCTTAGTTCATCTGATGAATTTGATACTGGAACTAATTATGTTTCGTTAATGACCATCCACTCAGCAAAAGGACTTGAATTTGATAATGTATTTATAGTTGGAATGAGTGAAAATATATTTCCATCAGTAAGATCTGTTAATGACTTAAACCCTGAACTGGTTGAAGAAGAAAGAAGACTAGCTTATGTCGCTGTTACTAGAGCTAGAAAAAGATTATTTATTTCAGATTCGCGAGGAATAGTTCTTGGTACAAGAATTGATAAATCACCTTCAAGATTTATCAAGGAAATGGGTATTGATATTGAAAAATTCATTTTAGTTCAAGATGATCATTTAAGTTTTGATACAGATTCTGTTGATGATGAACATCAAAATGACAAAATTATTGTAGGTGACTTCATTTCTCATAATATCTTTGGTGAAGGTGAAGTTTTAGAAGTTAATAACTCAGACATTATCGTTTCATTTGTTGTTGATAATAAAACTAGAACACTTAGAAAAAACCACCCTGCTATTAAATTAATCAGAAAATAA